From the Deinococcus sonorensis KR-87 genome, the window TCGCGCATGTGTCTCCTACGGTAGCGGATTTGAAACTTACATCATCCCTGCCACGGTGGGCAGGGTGAAGCAGAAGGCGTTGTGCGGTTCCTGGCCGTCGCGGACGCGGCGCTCGGCCCAGGCCTGACCGCCCCAGCCCTGCACCACGCTGCGCACGATGTACAGCCCCATGCCGCTGCCGTTGCCGCTGGCGTTGGGGCCACGGGTGTGGGCCCGGAAGATGTTCTCGGTGTCGGGGACCGGGGCGCCCTCATCCAGCACCGCCACCTCCACGAAGCTGCCGCGCGCGCGGGTTTCCACCGTGACCGGCCCGCCGCGCGGCCCATACTTCATGGCGTTCTCGATCAGGTTGAGCAGCACCTGCAGCAGCTTGTCCGGGTCGGCGCGCACCAGGTGGTCCTCGCCGAAACTCAGCCGGGTGCCCGTGCTGCTGAGGTCCTGGGCCAGCAGCCGTTCGGCGCGCACAAACGCCTCGCTGATCGGGAAGGTGCGCGCGCGGGTGGGCCGGAACCCCACCGCCAGGTCCTCCACCAGCCGGGCCAGCCGCTCCACCTCCGACAGCCCCTGCCGCACGAAGTTCTGCTGCAGCTCCGGCGGCATCGCGTATTCCAGCGCCTCCAGCACCCCGCGCAGCCCCGCCACCGGCGTGCGGAACTCGTGCGACAGGATGGCGGCGGCCTCGCGCAGTTCGGCCTCGCGGCGGCGGTGTTCGGTCACGTCCTCCACGATCAGGGTGCCGCCGCCCTGCGACAGCGCCGCCTGACAGCGCAGGGCGCGGCCCGCCACGTCCAGCTCCAGTTCGCCGCCGCGTTCGGCCAGCGCCTCCAAGGTGTGCCGCCGCAGCACCTCCAGCAGTGGCCGGCCGCTGGCCCGCTCGCTGGACACGCCCCACAGCCGGGTGGCCGCCGCGTTCAGCCGCGTGACCAGTCCCCCTTGGTACAGCACCACCGCCTGCGGCAGCAGGTCCATCCAGTGGTCGTCGGGGCAGGGGAGGCGGGGGCCCGGCTGGCCCTCTGACGGCTGCGTCATACGCTCTGCGCCTCGACCGTGCTCCAGGGCCGCATCCGGTAGCCCTTGCCGCGCACCGTCTCCAGAAAGGTCGGTTGGGCCGGATCATCCGAGAGGTGGGAGCGCAGCTGGGTGATGTGCTGGTCCACGGTGCGCTCGCCGCCCAGAAAGTCCGCGCCCCAGACCCGGTCCAGCAGCTCGGTGCGGGCGTACACCCGGCCGGCGTGCTGGGTCAGGAACGCCAGCAGATCGAATTCGCGGCGGGTCAGGTTCAGCCGCACCGCGCCGAGCCGCGCCTCGGCCGCCGACAGGTCAATCTGCAGCGGTCCGTTGCTCAGCTGCGTGGGCACGTCCGCCTGGGTGCGCCGCAGCAGCGCCCGCACCCGCGCCACCAGCTCGGCGGCGCTGAACGGTTTGGTCAGGTAGTCGTCGGCCCCACTTTCCAGCCCCTCCACCCGCTCGGCCTCGGCGGCGCGGGCGGTCAGCATCAGCACCGGCAGCCGCCGCCGCTCCGGGTCCTGACGCAGCCGCCGCAGCAGCTGCAGGCCACTCTCGCCCGGCAGCATCCAGTCCAGCACCAGCAGGTCGGCGCCGGGCAGCGTGTCCCAGGCGGGCGAGGCCGTCTCGAAGGCGCTGACCCGCAGTCCGGCCCGCTCCAGATGAAAGCGCAGCACCTCGCGCACCGTGCCCTCGTCCTCGACGACCACCACATGGCTCATACCTTCATTCTTGCGCTGCAGGTCAGGCGAATGTCAGGTGAGGGCGGGCGGCCCGTCCCGGCGCTGCGGGCCAGCCGGGCGCGGCGCCGGCTGGCCGGGCAGGCGTCCGGCCCGGTCGGCCGTGTGATGGCCCGGTCAGGTGGCCGGTGTTCAGCGCAGAAACGGGTTGCTGGCACGCTCGGCCCCGATGCGGGTCGGCGCGCCGTGGCCCGGATAGATCACCGTGTCGTCCGGCAGGCCCAGCAGTTCGCGCCGAATGCCCCCGATCAGCAGTGGATGGTCGCCGCCCGGCAGGTCGGTGCGCCCGATGCTCCCCTGAAACAGCGTGTCGCCCACCACCGCAAAGCCGCTGCCCTGCTCCGCTTCTGCCACGAACACCACGTGCCCCGGCGCGTGTCCGGGCAGCTCGCGGGCCCGCAGCCGCAGCGTGCCCGCCTCGAACAGCTGGTCCTGCACGATGTCGTGGTCCGGGTCGGCCGGCTGCACGAACGGCAGGTTCCAGCGCGCCGCGGACGCCTCGCCCAGCTGGTAGAGCGGCCGGTCGGCCGGGTGCAGGTACACCGGCACCTGCAGCTGTTCGCGCAGCGGCTGGACCGCCCCGATGTGGTCGAAGTGCGCGTGCGTCAGCAGGATCGCCTGCACCTGTACCCCGTGTTCACGCACCCAGGCGAGCAGCCGCTCGGCGTCGTCGCCCGGGTCGATCAGGAAGCCCTGGCCGCCCTCGTCCCAGACCAGCACCGCGTTCTCCTGAATCGGGCCGGTGGACAGGCTGGCCACCCGCAGGCGGCCGTAGCTGGTGGGGGCAGGAAAGCGGGAACGGGTCATGGCGGCAGTGTACCGGGCGGTGGCCGCGCGCGCCGTCATCTGCGCCAGAATGGGCGCATGAGTGACGAACTGAACCTGGCGCGCCGGATCCTGCAGGGCCGTGCTGTCCAGCAGGTGCCGGACGACGAGGTGCTGCAGGAGGCCGAGCGGCTGCTGTCCGGCTGGATGCAGGGAGAGCTGCGGATGGAGCGGCCCAAGCTCTACGACCACTACGCCCTGGTCTTTTCGGCGCTGATCCGGCGGGTGCAGCAGCTGGAGGAGCGGGTGGCGGAGCTGGAGCGGCGGTAAAGCTTCACATTTTCCACATCGGCTTCGAAAAAACTCCATACTTCTGCTATGGAACATCTGCCTTCAGGCTTCGGCCTGACCGCGACCCATCTCAACACGGCCGCCGCCGAGCTGCCGTTCCCGCTGCACCTCCCGACGGAGCAGGCGGCCAGCTGGCACGGTCAGCTGGGAGTGGGCGCGCTACATCTGACCCTCCATCTGCGCGATGTGCCGCTGGCCACCCAGCGGGCGCGCGGGCTGTTGCTGGCCCTGCACGGCCACGTCTACGGGCACACCCCGGCCTCGTTGCTGGAGATCTATGAGCAGCAGGGGCTGTCCGCGCTGCTGTCGCTGGAGGGCCACTTCACCCTGCTGCTGATTGACGTGCGCCGTGAGCTGGTGGCGGTGCTGACCGACCTGGTCGGCTCGCACAAGGTGTACCGGGCGGTGAGCGGCGCCTCGCTGCACCTCGACACTGACCTGCGCACCCTGATGGCGGTGCCTGCCCTGCGTGGCCGTGCGCTGGACGCCGCTGGGCTCGGCAGCGCGCTGGCCAGCGGCCACATGGTCTCGGGCCTGACGCCCTACCAGGGGGTGAGCAGTCTGGGCCGCGCCAGCGTCCACGCGTTGCGCCCCGGGAGCCCGGCGCCGGTGCTGAGCCGCCAGCAGTTCTGGGACGACGCCTACACCCCGGACCCCAGCCGCTTCGTGACCCGCGCCCAGCAGGCCGAGCGGCGGGCCGAGCTGTCCACGCTGCTGGTTCAGGCGGTGCAGCGGCGTCTGGTGGGGCCGGACGTGCCGACCCTCTCGCTCAGCGCCGGTCACGATGCCCGCACCATTCTGGGCGTGCTGGGCGGCGCGCTGGGGGTCAAGGAGGGCCGGGCTTTCTCCTATGCGCTGGGGCGGCCGCTGGCCGGCAGCGACGCGGCGCTGTCGTCCGGACTGGCGGCCCACTACGGCTACCGCTTCCGGCTGATGCCCTCCTACCAGGGCGACCTAATGCAGACGCTGTGGCAGAACGCCCGCTGGGGCCAGGGCGTCACCAACTTCTGCGACGAGGCGGACGCCTGGTCTGCCCTGGCCACCCAGCCGGTGGGCCAGCTGTGGGTGGGCGAGCACAACTTCGGGTACGCCGACCCGCTGCCGCTGCACACCCAGGAGGACGTACTGGACCGGCTGGGCCTGCGCTCCTGGAACCAGCTCGGCTGGCTGTCGCCGATGCTGGAAAGCGGTGTCCAGTCGCGGCTGATGGGCGCGTGGCAGGAGACGCTGGAGCAGGTGACCGGCAGCGTGGCGCACCTGCCCAGCCTGCAGGACCAGCTGGACACCCTGTACGCCGAACAGCGCCTGCAGTACATGCTGCTGCCGTGGCGCCAGCACTTCGCGGCGCGGGCGGTGCGGGGCGGTCTGGTACTCAACCCGCTGCTGGACGGCGACGTGATGCGCTTCATGCGCCGCGTGCCGGGCGAGTGGCGCCTGGGCAAGCGGCTGTTCCGTGAGACGGCGGCCGGACTGTTCCCCGAGCTGTACCAGCTGCCGTTCGCCACCCGGGGCGCCTACGAGGCCGACTGGGCGCGGGAGATCGCGCGGCAGCGCGGACCGCTGCTCGAATGGCTGCGCGAAACGTCCAGCCCGCTGGACGGGTGGCTGCCGCCGACCGTGCTGGCGCGGCTGATCGGCGGTCAGCAGGCGGGCGTCAGCCGGAGCCGCGCGCTGCTGAAATCGGCCCGCCAGGCGCTGAAGCCGTGGCGGCGCACCCGGGTGGCGCTGACGGTGATGGGTCCGCTGCGGCGGGTCGCGCACCCGGTGAGTCAGGAGACGCTGCTGATGCGCGCCCTGACGCTGCGGGCCGCCCTGCAGCTCACCGAGCGACAGGCGGACCGGGCCGAAGAGTTCCGCTCGGACGCCGTGCCGCACTGAACGAGGGGGCAGCCACGCTGCCCCCGTACAGCAAAATCCCCGCGTTAAGCGGGGATTTGTTGTGGCGGGCCCTGAAGGACTTGAACCCTCGACCTACGGTTTTGGAGACCGCCGCTCTACCAACTGAGCTAAGAACCCGTGCTGCCACTGCTCCGCCTGGTTTCCCAGGCCCGAACAGTGTAGCAAAGCGGGTGCAGGCCTGCAAGACCGGGTCCAGGGCGGACAGCGGGCCGCCGTCAGAGCAGCTGCAGCGCCGCCTGCGCGAACTGCCGGAAGGCCGCGTTCAGGCCCTGGAGCGCCGCATCGTCCGGCTCACCCTGGGCGTTCAGGTACAGACCGGCATTGACCTCCAGCCCGAAGGCCGGCACGCCGCTGCGCCGGGAATGCTGCAGGCTCAGGGTGTCGCTGGCCCACGGCACGCCCACCGCCACCTCCTGCACCGCAGCGCCCGCCAGCACGTCCGCAAATGCCTGCTGAGCGGCCTGCTGGAGTGCCGGAACCAGCGAGGGCGGAAAGGTCGGCTGGTCCGGCTCGCCCACCATCAGCGTCAGCGCGGGCCGGGGCCGGCCCTCGTCCGGGCCCAGCTTCGGGCCGAAGGCGGCCATGCAGTGCCCCACGATCATCAGCCGGGCGCCGGGCAGCTCCGCCGTGACCTGCCGCTCAAAAGTGTCCCAGTAGCGCCGCAGCCGCGCTTCCATTTCCTGGTGATCCGGCTGGGCCGCCTCCGGATACAGCGGCTGACGGTCGAATCCGCCGCGCTTGACCACCCCATTGTCGCTGCGGTCGTCGCGTTCGCGGTTCAGGTCCACCACAAAGCGCGACCACGGCGCGTTGAGCGTGCGGGCACCCGGCACCAGAAAGATCAGGTCGGTGTACGGATCGCCGTCCAGAAACAGCCGCCGCAGCAGGGCCTCGCGTTCCGCCGTGTTCCACAGCCGGTCGCCCAGCATGGCGTGCAGCACGGAGGCGGGCACCGCGCCGCTGCTGTGGGGCGTCAGGATCAGCAGGTCTTGAGACATGCCGGCAGCATACCCGGGTGTGGGTGGACCGGGTGCAGCCGGGCACTACACTGCGGCCATGTCACAACCGATCCTCAGCGAGCTCAAGCAGCGGGTCCTGACCCTGACCCTGAACCGTCCGGAGACGCTCAACAGTGCCAATGACGAGCTGCTGCTGCAGCTGACCGGGGCGATCCGGGACGCCGGGCAGGCGCCGGAGGTGCGGGTGGTGGTGCTGACCGGCGCGGGCCGCGGCTTCTGCACCGGCGCCGACCTGGGCCAGATGAACGGTGCGGCCGCCCCCGACCGCTTCAGCCAGCACCTGCAGCACACCTTCAACCCGCTGATGCTGGCGATCCGGCAGCTGCCCAAGCCGCTGATCACGGCCGTGAACGGCGTGGCGGCCGGGGCCGGGGCCAGCATCGCGCTGGGCGGCGACATCCGGCTGTGGTCGGCCCAGGCCAGTCTGGTGGAGCTGTTTTCGAACATCGGACTGGTGCCGGACGCGGGCAGCACCTGGCTGCTGCCCCGGCTGGTGGGCCCGCAGCGCGCCTTCGAGCTGATGGCGCTGGCGGAAAAGGTGCTGCCGGATGAGGCGCTGCGGCTGGGCCTGTGCGAGCGGGTGTTTCCGGCCGAACGCTTTCACGAGGACGTGCAGCAGTACGCCGAGCGGCTGGCGGCGCGGCCGGCCACCGCGCTGCGGCTCACCAAGCAGGCGCTGTGGGAGGGGCAGCTGGGCAGCTTTGAGGAGGCCCTGCTGCGCGAAGCCCGCCTGCAGGATCAGGCGGGGGCCAGCTGGGAACACGCCGAGGGCGTGCAGGCGTTCAAAGAGAAGCGGGCGCCGGATTTTCTGACGCAGAAGTAGCGGCGCCCTGCAGGCGGCCGGCCGCGCTGCTGCGCCGGCCGCTGGCGGGCAGCAGCCGCCCCGCCTGCCCGAGGCCACGCGGGGCCGTGCCCACGTAGATCGTCTCGTATTCGCCCGCGCGGACCCGGAAGGTCTCGTGCCAGATGCCCACGTCGCCGGCCGCCGTGCGGGCCCGGCGATTGAACTCGCGCCAGGCGGGCAGGTGCTGCTGGCTCTGGGCGTGGGCATACGCCTGCAGCTGCTCGGCGCTGCGCCAGTACTGGATCACGCTCAGCCCGCTGCCCCAGCTGGCCAGGCAGCCGAGTTCCGGCTGCTGGGCCAGCTCGCGCAGCATCCGGGGCATGGCCATCGCCACCGGCAGCCAGGAGCCGACCTTCCACGGCCGGTTGATCTGCATGCCGATCAGGAACACCACGAAGTCGCCGTCCAGCTCGGCGGTGAGCCGCTCTGCGGACCTGGCCGCTGCCGAAGGCCTCGAAACTGCTGCTGTCTGGGTCATGGTCTGCCTCCCGCCGCCCTCATCTGTTTCAGATGGTCTCTTTCGGACGGTCTGAAAAGACTGTACACTCGACCCGTGACCGATGCAAGCCGCACCTCTCTGGGTCCCACCTCCTACATCGTGCTGGGCATGCTGTCGCAGCACGGCCCGGCCACCTCCTACGACCTGAAACGCTGGGTGGACGAGTCGGTCGGGTACTTCTGGAGTTTTCCCCGGTCGCAGCTGTACGCCGAACCGCAGCGGCTGGCCGCCGCCGGACTGCTTCAGGAGCAGCAGGAGCCGGATGGACGGCGCCGCAGGGTGTACCGGCTGACCGAAGCCGGACAGGCGGCGCTGACCGCCTGGCTCGCCACGCCCGCCGGCAGTGGAGAACTGCGCGACCCCGGGCTGCTGAAGCTGTTCTTCGCCCCGCAGGACGACCGCGCCCTGCAGCGCGCCATTGCCGCCGAGCAGCTGAGCCTGCACCAGACCCGGCTGGACGAGTACCGGCACATCATGACGGTGCTGTGCGGCCCGGACGAGCAGCAGGCGGCCCACGCCCTGCGGATGGGCCTGCTGTACGAGGAGGCCTCGGTGCAGTTCTGGTCCGGCCTGCTGGCCGAACCGGCACCCGCCGGCTGACCCGGGTGCTTCAGCGGACCCTGGGGTTGTGGCAAGCTTGGGGCGTGCTGCTTACCTCTGCCCGGCGTCTTCGCCCCTCACCTCTGCCTTCCCGCACCGTGGCCCACCCTTGCGCGCGCTGCTAGCCCTGCTGATGGTGCTGCTGGCCCTGCTGGCCGTGCTGAGCGCGGCCCTGAGCCTGGGGGCCCTGGCCAGCCTGAACGGCGGCAGTTCCACGGCGCTGGCGGCCCTCTCGGCGGCCGAGGCGCTGCTGGCCGGGCGACTGCGGCTGCCGCTGGAGGCGTTCTGGCGGGCGGTGGCCGAGGGCCTGCTCGCCTGCCTGCTGGTCTGGCTGGCCGCCTACGTCAAGCCGCGCTGAGCCGGGCAGACGCAGTTCAGACTCTCTTCATGCCGCTTCCGTAGTCTCGACACAGCAGGCAGGCAGGTGGGCCCGGCAGCGCGCCGCCGCACTGAACCCTCTTGGCGGTTCAGTGCGGCGGCGCCGGATGTTAGAGTGAACTGCTTAGCGGAGGAGTCGCGTGAGATTTTCTGAAGACATTGGCATTGACCTGGGAACCGCCACCTTTCTGATCTACAGCAAGAGCCGGGGCCTGGTGTTGCAGGAACCGAGCGTGATCGCGATGACGCGCGACACCAAGGAAGTGCTGGCAGTGGGCGAGGAAGCCTACCGCATGCTGGGGCGCACCCCCGGCAACATCGTGGCGGTGCGGCCCATCAAGGACGGCGTGATCGCCGACGAGGGCCTGACCGAGAAGATGATCACCATGTTCCTGCACAAGGTGCGCGGCGGGGCAGGCCGCTGGCTGGGCCTGGGGCCGCAGCTGATGGTGGGGGTGCCCAGCGGCGTCAGCGACGTGGAGCGCCGCGCCGTGCTGCGCGCCGCGCTGAACAGCGGAGCCAAGAAAAGCTTCCTGATCGAGGAGCCGCTGGCGGCAGCCATCGGGGCAGGCCTCAAGATTGCCGAGCCGGTGGGCAGCATGGTGGTGGACATCGGCGGTGGCAGCACCGACGTGGCGGTCATCTCGCTGGGCGGCATCGTGGTGAGTGAATCGCTGCGGGTGGCCGGCAACGAGTTCGATGAGAGCATCATCCGCTACGTGCGGCGCACCCACAACGTGATGATCGGCGAGCGCACCGCCGAGGAGATCAAGGTCAAGGTGGGGGCCGCCACGCTGCTCACCGACGCCGACAACCTAGTGGCCGAGGTGCGCGGCCGCGACCTGGTGAACGGCCTGCCCAAGACTATCAGCCTGGAAAGCCGCGACGTGGTCGAGGCGCTCGAAGAGCCGGTCATGAAGATCGTGGAGGGCGTGAAGCGGGTGCTGGAGATCACGCCGCCGGAGCTGGTCAGCGACATCATCGACCGCGGCATCGTGATGACCGGCGGCGGCTCGCTGCTGCGCAACTTCGACGACCTGCTGCGCCAGGCCACCGGCATTCCGGTGGCGGTGGCCGAGAACGCCACCGAGGCGGTGGCGGTCGGCACCGGCATGGCGCTGGAAATGATCCACCTGCTGCGCCACCACCTGGTGAGCAGCGACAACTACCTAAGACGCTGAGCTGCGGCACCGGCGCTTCTCGTGTGTTCGGCTCCATACTGCCTTATGACTGAATCCTCTGCTTCCCCTGCCTTCCCCATGGACATCCAGCAGGTGCTGGCCACCCTGCCGCACCGCTTTCCCTTCGTGATGGTGGACCGGGTGCTCAGCGCCGGCGACGGCACCGTGCACGCCATCAAGAACGTCTCGGTCAACGAGCCGCACTTTCAGGGTCACTTTCCCAGTGAGCCGGTGATGCCGGGCGTGCTGATCGTGGAGGCGCTGGCGCAGGCCAGCATGTTCTGCCTGCCGCTCGAACCCGGCACCATCGGCTACCTCGCCGGGGTGGAGGGGGCCCGCTTCAAGCGCAAGGTGGTGCCGGGCGACACGCTGCACCTGCACGTGCAGCTGGACTACTTCCGGCGCGGCCTGGGCAAGACCATCTGCCGCGCCGAGGTGGACGGCGTGGTGGCGGCCGAGGCCCAGATCCTGTTCGCGGTGGGCCGGTGACCGGAGGCCGGCCGGTGGGACGTTGAGGCTCACCCGCTACGTCACCGGGGAGCTGCTCCCGCCGCTGTTGGCGGGGGTGGCGCTCTTCACATCGGTGCTCTCGTTTGGCTACTTCTTTGTGAGCGCGCAGTGGCTGGCCGGGGTGCCGCTGACCCTGATCGCGCGCTGGATCGGGTATCAGATTCCCGACACGCTGGTCAAGGTGTTCCCGATGGCCGTGGTGCTGATGGTGGTGGTGGCCTTCGGGCGGCTGGCTGCCGAGCGCGAACTGGTGGCCATTCAGTCGGGCGGCATCGGGCTAGGGCGGGTGGCGCGGCCGGTGGCGGTCACGGCGGCGCTGGTGGCCGCGTTGGCGCTGTGGCTCTCGCTGTGGGTGGCCCCGCGCCTGAACGTGGAGTCGCGCGGGCTCTACTGGGACACCCTGACCGGCGCGGGGCTGTCGCAGTTGGTCGGGCGGCAGGTGGACCTGGGCGGCGGCCTGAGCCTGTCGCTGGGCGGCTATGACCCCGCCACCCGGCGGTTGACCCAGGTGCGGCTGGAGCGCTGGGGCCGCGACGCCCCGCGTCAGGGCACCCTGATCTTCGCCGACAGCGGCACCTTCGAGCAGAACGTGCTGCGGCTGCAGGGTTACAGCGTCTACACCGTGGACTACGCGCAGGTGAACCGGCTCACCCAGGTGCCGCAGGGCGACCCGCAGGCGCTGCAGCAGGCGGTGCAGCAGGTGTTCACGGCCGTGAACGTGCCGGCCAGCACCAGCGACGTCCTGACGCTCGACACCGGACTGACCCGCACCCAGACGCTGGCGCAGTACGCCGACACCATCGGCGCCGACGCCAACGGCTGGGCGGAACTGGTGGGGGTGCTGCGCGCGCCGGACCGCACCCCGGCCGAGCGGCAGCAGGCCCGCCGCGAACTGAACCGCAAGCTGGCGCTGCCGGTGGGCAACCTGGTGCTGGCGCTGGCCGCCCTGCCGTTCGCGCTGCGCTACGGCCGCTCTTTGGGCGTATCGCTGGGCATCGCGCTGCTCACCTCGGTGGCGTACTACCTGGTGTTCTTCGTGGGGCTGACGGTGGCGGGCGCGGTGCCGGCCCTGACCGAGCTGGGCATCTGGTTCGCCAACCTGCTGTTCGCTGCGCTGGGCCTGTGGCAGCTGAGGCGCGCGTGACCGGCGCGCCGCCGTCCACCGGGCCGCATGCTGCTTTCGTGTTCTCAGCGGCCTTCGGGGGCGGCCACACCCAGGCGGGCCGGGCGCTGGTGGAGGCGCTGCAGGCCG encodes:
- a CDS encoding sensor histidine kinase, which produces MTQPSEGQPGPRLPCPDDHWMDLLPQAVVLYQGGLVTRLNAAATRLWGVSSERASGRPLLEVLRRHTLEALAERGGELELDVAGRALRCQAALSQGGGTLIVEDVTEHRRREAELREAAAILSHEFRTPVAGLRGVLEALEYAMPPELQQNFVRQGLSEVERLARLVEDLAVGFRPTRARTFPISEAFVRAERLLAQDLSSTGTRLSFGEDHLVRADPDKLLQVLLNLIENAMKYGPRGGPVTVETRARGSFVEVAVLDEGAPVPDTENIFRAHTRGPNASGNGSGMGLYIVRSVVQGWGGQAWAERRVRDGQEPHNAFCFTLPTVAGMM
- a CDS encoding response regulator transcription factor, producing MSHVVVVEDEGTVREVLRFHLERAGLRVSAFETASPAWDTLPGADLLVLDWMLPGESGLQLLRRLRQDPERRRLPVLMLTARAAEAERVEGLESGADDYLTKPFSAAELVARVRALLRRTQADVPTQLSNGPLQIDLSAAEARLGAVRLNLTRREFDLLAFLTQHAGRVYARTELLDRVWGADFLGGERTVDQHITQLRSHLSDDPAQPTFLETVRGKGYRMRPWSTVEAQSV
- a CDS encoding MBL fold metallo-hydrolase, with product MTRSRFPAPTSYGRLRVASLSTGPIQENAVLVWDEGGQGFLIDPGDDAERLLAWVREHGVQVQAILLTHAHFDHIGAVQPLREQLQVPVYLHPADRPLYQLGEASAARWNLPFVQPADPDHDIVQDQLFEAGTLRLRARELPGHAPGHVVFVAEAEQGSGFAVVGDTLFQGSIGRTDLPGGDHPLLIGGIRRELLGLPDDTVIYPGHGAPTRIGAERASNPFLR
- a CDS encoding N-formylglutamate amidohydrolase is translated as MSQDLLILTPHSSGAVPASVLHAMLGDRLWNTAEREALLRRLFLDGDPYTDLIFLVPGARTLNAPWSRFVVDLNRERDDRSDNGVVKRGGFDRQPLYPEAAQPDHQEMEARLRRYWDTFERQVTAELPGARLMIVGHCMAAFGPKLGPDEGRPRPALTLMVGEPDQPTFPPSLVPALQQAAQQAFADVLAGAAVQEVAVGVPWASDTLSLQHSRRSGVPAFGLEVNAGLYLNAQGEPDDAALQGLNAAFRQFAQAALQLL
- a CDS encoding enoyl-CoA hydratase/isomerase family protein, with translation MSQPILSELKQRVLTLTLNRPETLNSANDELLLQLTGAIRDAGQAPEVRVVVLTGAGRGFCTGADLGQMNGAAAPDRFSQHLQHTFNPLMLAIRQLPKPLITAVNGVAAGAGASIALGGDIRLWSAQASLVELFSNIGLVPDAGSTWLLPRLVGPQRAFELMALAEKVLPDEALRLGLCERVFPAERFHEDVQQYAERLAARPATALRLTKQALWEGQLGSFEEALLREARLQDQAGASWEHAEGVQAFKEKRAPDFLTQK
- a CDS encoding DUF4188 domain-containing protein, whose protein sequence is MTQTAAVSRPSAAARSAERLTAELDGDFVVFLIGMQINRPWKVGSWLPVAMAMPRMLRELAQQPELGCLASWGSGLSVIQYWRSAEQLQAYAHAQSQQHLPAWREFNRRARTAAGDVGIWHETFRVRAGEYETIYVGTAPRGLGQAGRLLPASGRRSSAAGRLQGAATSASENPAPASL
- a CDS encoding PadR family transcriptional regulator: MTDASRTSLGPTSYIVLGMLSQHGPATSYDLKRWVDESVGYFWSFPRSQLYAEPQRLAAAGLLQEQQEPDGRRRRVYRLTEAGQAALTAWLATPAGSGELRDPGLLKLFFAPQDDRALQRAIAAEQLSLHQTRLDEYRHIMTVLCGPDEQQAAHALRMGLLYEEASVQFWSGLLAEPAPAG
- a CDS encoding rod shape-determining protein — protein: MRFSEDIGIDLGTATFLIYSKSRGLVLQEPSVIAMTRDTKEVLAVGEEAYRMLGRTPGNIVAVRPIKDGVIADEGLTEKMITMFLHKVRGGAGRWLGLGPQLMVGVPSGVSDVERRAVLRAALNSGAKKSFLIEEPLAAAIGAGLKIAEPVGSMVVDIGGGSTDVAVISLGGIVVSESLRVAGNEFDESIIRYVRRTHNVMIGERTAEEIKVKVGAATLLTDADNLVAEVRGRDLVNGLPKTISLESRDVVEALEEPVMKIVEGVKRVLEITPPELVSDIIDRGIVMTGGGSLLRNFDDLLRQATGIPVAVAENATEAVAVGTGMALEMIHLLRHHLVSSDNYLRR
- the fabZ gene encoding 3-hydroxyacyl-ACP dehydratase FabZ; its protein translation is MTESSASPAFPMDIQQVLATLPHRFPFVMVDRVLSAGDGTVHAIKNVSVNEPHFQGHFPSEPVMPGVLIVEALAQASMFCLPLEPGTIGYLAGVEGARFKRKVVPGDTLHLHVQLDYFRRGLGKTICRAEVDGVVAAEAQILFAVGR
- a CDS encoding LptF/LptG family permease — encoded protein: MRLTRYVTGELLPPLLAGVALFTSVLSFGYFFVSAQWLAGVPLTLIARWIGYQIPDTLVKVFPMAVVLMVVVAFGRLAAERELVAIQSGGIGLGRVARPVAVTAALVAALALWLSLWVAPRLNVESRGLYWDTLTGAGLSQLVGRQVDLGGGLSLSLGGYDPATRRLTQVRLERWGRDAPRQGTLIFADSGTFEQNVLRLQGYSVYTVDYAQVNRLTQVPQGDPQALQQAVQQVFTAVNVPASTSDVLTLDTGLTRTQTLAQYADTIGADANGWAELVGVLRAPDRTPAERQQARRELNRKLALPVGNLVLALAALPFALRYGRSLGVSLGIALLTSVAYYLVFFVGLTVAGAVPALTELGIWFANLLFAALGLWQLRRA